Within the Acidimicrobiia bacterium genome, the region CTTGAACGACACCCCCTTGGCATCGGCCTGCCGGACAAAATCAAGCCGCTCACTCACCCGATCCGACTCCCTCCACGGCACCCCACACCTCCATCGACGCCTCTGGAAGTGTCAAGGATGTCCCCGCGCATCTGTAAAGGATGTCCCCGGTCCACACACTTCCGGGGGGAGTACCCCGAAGGGGGGAGGGGGGCAGCTGACCCTGCGAGCAGGACTGGACCCGGCTCTAAGAAGTCGTTGGAGTGCTCGCTGTCTCCGCTGCCCCCTCCGCCTCGCTTCGCTTCGGCACCTCCCCCGCCGAAGACGGCAGGGGAGGACGCCCGTGTTGGTTCTTGACTCTTGGCTCTTGACTCTTGGCTCTTGACTCTTGATTCTTCCCGGATGTTCGGTCGCCGCGACGCCTACCTCCACTATCTGCGAGATCGACGCGCCCGGTTCCATGCGGTGCTCGATGAGTTGGCGCTCTCCCTCGAGGAAGATGCTGACCTCCGCAAGCAGGTCGGGGGTGGCTGGACCTTGGGGGAGCACCTCGTTCACCTGGCGGCATGGGAGCGCCGGTATGCCCGGGTGGTGTCGGGCGGTCCCCGGCTGCCGTATCCGTCCAACTGGCAGAAGTTCAACGACGCCGTCTACGCCGAGTGGCAGGGGGTGACTCCGGAGGCGGCCCGGGCGGAGTACGTCGCCGCGCATCGGGAGATGGTGGCGGCGGTAGCGGCGTTACCCCCGGAAGGTGACCCGGCCCGGCCCAAGCTGCTCGAGGGATGGGACCTCAGTGCTGCGGCCAGCCACTACCGCGAGCACGCCACGATCCTGCTGGCGCATGCCGGGTTCCCGAAGCCGCCGCCCTGGCGCGGTCGAATCGTCAACTGAGAGTCAAGATTCAAGATTCAAGAGTCAAGAACCAAGACTCAAGAGGCGCGTCAGCGCGAATCTTGGTTCTTGACTCTTGACTCCTGGCTCTCTCCCAGCTCCCTGTTGACCTCGCTGGGCAATGTGAACCAACGAAGACGTTCGAAGTCGGGGGTGGCGGTCTCGCCCGGGCCTGGGTCCAACGGTTCGGCCGCCGCCATGGCCTCCTTGGCCTCCTCGAGGTAATCGGCGAGGCGCGTCTCCGGTTCGAACCGGCGCCGATCCGAGTAGGCGTAGCCATCTGGCCCGATCGCAACGTCCGCAAGGCTCATCGGGGGATGGGAGCCGTGGTCCACGTGGGCCCATAAGGCCGACTGGTAGTCGAACTGGTAAAGGGGGAGCAGCCGCCAGCCCTCGTCGGCGATCAAGTGAACGGCATCGAGGATGAACTGGAATGTCTCCTCGCTGATGAAGTAGTTGAAGTTGACCCTCACCCAGCCGGGTCGGATCACCTCACACCCGCGGGCGATCTCGCGCTCGTATCCCTCCGAGGTCTCGATGTCGATGCCGAGCAGGCGGTGGCCGTAGGGACCGGCGCACGAGCACCCCCCGCGGCCCTGGATGCCAAAGAGATCGTTCAGCAGGGCGACGACAAAGTTGTGATGCAGCCGACGCTCGCCGTGCCGGATCACGAACGAGACGATCGACAGGCGGTCGGCTCCGGGATTGCCGAGGATCTGGATGTTCGAGTTCGCCGACCACGATTCGATGGCGCGCCGGATGAACGACTCCTCCAACTCCCGGATCCGGTCGCTGCCAACCGAGTCCTTCAAGGCGAAGACCAGACCGCAGCGGATCGCCCCGATGATGTCGGGGGTGCCACCCTCCTCGCGGTGCTCGATATCTGCCAGGTAGCGGTGCCCGGTGGCGGTCACGAACGAAACGGTCCCACCCCCGGGGACCGTAGGTACCCGGTTGGAGAACAGCTCCTTTCGAGCCACCAATAGCCCCGGGGTTCCCGGCCCGCCGATGAGCTTGTGCGGGCTGATGAACACTGCGTCCTTGTACGAGAGCGGCTCGTCCGGATCCACCGGGCCCATCGAGATCCCGATGTACGGGGCCGCCGCCGCCATGTCCCAGAAGGAGAGTGACCCGTGCCGATGCAGCAGGGTGGAGATGGCCGCGGTGTCCGAGATGATGCCGGTCACGTTCGAAGCTGCCGAGAAGGATCCGATCTTCAGCGGCCGCGCGGCATGGGTTGCCAGCGCCTGCTCTAGTGCCGACCGGTCGATGTGACCGTCGGAGTCCTCCGGGATCACCACGACATCGGCGATCGACTCGCGCCAGGGCAGCTCGTTGGAGTGATGCTCGAAGGGCCCGATGAAGACCACGGGCCGCTCTGCGGCGGGGATCCGTGCCGCGAGCCCGTAGCGCTCGTCGAGCTCAGCCGGCAGCCGCAAGCCCAGCACCCGGATCAGGTGATCGATGGCGCCGGTCGAGCCGCTTCCCGTGAAGATCACCGCGTGCTCGTCGGTCGCCCCGAGGCACCGGCGGATGGTCCCACGAGCGTCGTCGCGGAAGCGGGTGGTCTGCTGACCCGTGCCCGAGGACTCGGTGTGGGTGTTGGCGTAGAGCGGCAGCACCTGCTGGCGGATGAAATCCTCGATGAACTCGAGCGAACGTCCGGAGGCCGTGTAGTCGGCGTAGGTGACCCGCCGCGGTCCAAACGGGCCGTCGACCACGTCGTCCCGCCCGATGACGGAGTCGCGGATCAGGTCGATGAGGTCGGGCATCTTCGTGAGGCTACCGGCGACCTTGGGCGAGAGGCGAGGGGCGAGCCGTGTTCCGCCATTCGGCCCTAGCCCGGCCCGGCACTCGCGAATACGTTGACCGGGCTGTACGATGGGCGGAGTGTTTCGTTTTGGCGCGGTGATGGTCCTGGTGGTGGGGGCGAGCCTTCCCGCGGTCGCCGACTCCGCAGCCATCATGTGCCAGGGCAGCGAGGTCACGATCTGGGGGACGCCAGGCAATGATCGGATCGTGGGCACCGATGGCCGCGATGTGATCCACGGGCTCAATGGTGATGACGTGATCAAGGGCTTTGGCGCCAACGACATCATCTGCGGGGGATCAGGCGACGACACTCTGCTGGGCGGCCTCGGCGCCGATCTTCTTCAGGGGGGCGACGGCGCCGATTTGATCAAGGGTGGTGCCGGCAGGGATCAGCTGTACGGTGGCCCCGGGGACGACACCCTGCAGGGTGGGCCCGCCGACGACCTCTTGTTCGGGGGTGCGGGACTCGACGCGTGCTACGGCGGGAGTCAGGTCGATCGGGCGGACTCCTGTGAGAGCCCCGTGGCCACCGAGGTGGGCGATCGGCCCCCGGTTCGCTCACAGCCTGGCCCGAACGCTGTCGCTCTCACCTTCGACGACGGCCCCCATCCGTACTACACGCCGGCCGTGCTCGACGTGCTCGCACGCTACGGCGTCAAGGCCACCTTTTTCGTTGTCGGCGCCAAGGCCGCCTCCTATCCGGGTCTCATCCAGCGGATGATCTCCGAAGGGCACTCGGTGCAGAGCCACAGCTACACCCACGCTTGGTTGACCAGGTACTCCGACTCGGTCGTCTCCCTCGAGATCGCCCGCGGGCGTGAGGCGATCGAATCGGCCTGCGGGATCGAGTCGCGTTGCCTGCGTCCCCCGTTCGGGGCGACCAACAGCCGGATCGTGTCCCTGGCGGCGGCCGAGGGTCAGACGATCGTCATGTGGTCCGTCGACCCACAGGATTGGCGAAACCACGACTCCCGGTGGGTTGCGGACCAGGTGCTGCGCACCACCGGAGGAGGCGACATCGTCCTGCTGCACGACGGAGCCGGCTATACCGCGGCGCGGGCGCTTCCGTCCATCATCGAGGTTCTGAGGAAGCGCGGCTTGTCATTCGTCTCGATCTGCGGCTGAAGCGCCGGGGTGCCAAGGAGGCAATGCCCCTTGCGCGACGCGACAGAACGCGTGCCGGGCCTCGGCCGCGATCGAATTGTCCATTGCGCATCGCGGAGCCGGCGACAGGCGCCGACTCCTACCCGAACAACAGCGCACCCACCGTCACCACCATCAGCGCCAGCACCACCGACAGCTGTCTGGGGACGGCCTCGCGACCGGTGACGGGGAGTCGGTCCCATGCGACCGCCACCGCCGCTCCGGCGATCAACCCGCCGAGGTGAGCTTCCCAGGCGATGTTGGCGATCACCAGGGGCAGCGCCAGGTTGATGGCGAGCAGCAACATCAACTGCGATAGGACCGCTCGCGCCATCGGGGTGTGACGCTGCGCATAGAGCGTGACGATGAGTGCTCCCATCAACCCGAATATCGCCCCCGAGGCTCCGACTGCCGGATTGCCACGACCGACCAGGTGGTAGAGGGCGCCTCCGCCGAGGCCTGCGGTGAGATAGAGGAACGTGAAGGGCAGTGACCCGTACCGTCGCTCGAGCGCGGGGCCGAACAGGTAGAGCGCCCACATGTTGAACCCGACGTGCGCCAGGCTGGCGTGAAGGAACATCGAGGTCGCCGCCCGCCACCACTCGCCTGCCCGGACCAGGTCGACCTGCTGGGCACCCTCGACGAACAGGCGCCGTCCGATCTCGGGGTCCACCTCACCGAGGACGAATAGGCCCAGGTTGATGAAGAGCAGCGTGAAGGTGACCGGTGCAGCGCGCCGGACCCCCTGGCGGAGAGTCTGGGCGGTGATCACCTTGTGGCGGCCCTCAGGCTGAGCGCACTCCGGGCACTTCTGCCCCACCGGGGTGTCGATCGTGCAGTCCACACAGATCGGCCGCCCGCAATTCGAGCAGGACAGCCGCGTCCCCCGATCGGAATGCCGGTAGCAGGAGGACGCGTCGGTCATTGGGGGACGATAGGGCCCTCGCTCCGCTCGGCCCCGCAATGCGCGATGCGCAATGCGCGACCTGTCGTCACTTCCGGAGGGTCCTCGACGCCAGTCGCCCTCCGAGCGCGCCAGCCGGTTGCTCATTGCTCATCGCGGCTCGGCCTGACGCCGGGCCTCCCGCCCGTAGACTCCCCCGCGACCAAGAGGAGACCAGGCAATGGACTTCGGGTTCGGCGAGAAGGCGCTCGAGTGGCAGCAGCGGATGCGGGCGTTCATGGACGAAGCGGTGGCGCCGGCTGAGCAGGTGTACGAAGAGCAGATGGCCGCGCTCGGTGATCCGCATGGCCATCCTCAGGTGATCGCCGACCTCAAGATCGAAGCCCGCAAGAGGGGCCTGTGGAACATGTTCCTCCCCGACGACCACTGGGGCGCCGGGCTGTCGGTGCTCGAGTACGCCCCCCTCGCCGAGATGAGCGGGTGGAGCCCCCACATCGCGCCCGAGGCGACCAATTGCGGTGCCCCCGACACCGGCAACATGGAGATCCTCGCGATGTTCGGCACGCCCGATCAGCAGCAGCGATGGCTGGTGCCGCTTTTGGAAGGCGAGATTCGTTCGTGCTTCTCGATGACCGAGCCGGAGGTCGCCTCGTCGGACGCCACCAACATCGCCTGTCGGATCGAATCGGATGGCGACGACTATGTGATCACCGGGCGCAAGTGGTGGTCGAGCGGCGCGATGTCGCCGCGGTGCAAGGTTGCGATCGTGATGGGCGTCACGAATCCCGACGCCGACACCTATCAGCGGCAGAGCATGGTGCTGGTACCCCTGGACGATCCGAAGGTGACGATCGTGCGGGACATGACTGTCTTCGGATACCACGAGCGTGGCGGCCACCCGGAGATCCTCTACGACGGCGTGCGAGTGCCGAAGAGCAACTTGCTGGGAGAAGAGGGGGGCGGCTTTGCGATCGCCCAGGCGCGCCTGGGGCCGGGACGGATCCACCACTGCATGCGCCTGATCGGCATGGCTGAGCGAGCCTTCGACGTGATGTGCCGCCGGGCGCTCACCCGGACTGCGTTCGGCAAGCCGCTCGCCGAGCAGGGGGTGGTACAGGACTGGATCGCCGAGGCCCGGATCCGCATCGAGGAGTCCCGGTTGATGGTGTTGAAGGCAGCGTGGTTGATCGACACCGTCGGCGTGAAGGGAGCCCGGATCGAGATCTCCGCCATCAAGGTCGCGGTACCGCGGATGGCTACCTGGGTGCTCGACCGCGGCATCCAGGTGCTCGGCGGCGCCGGAGTCAGCCAGGACTTCCCCCTCGCCTCGCTGTATGCGCACGCCCGGACGTTGCAGATCGCCGACGGCCCCGACGAGGTCCACAAGCGGTCGGTGGCCCGGCGCGAGCTGCGTCGCTTCATGGGGGACCGGTGAGCGAGGCGGTCTTCGCTCGCGAGGGCGAGTACTTCATACCTCAGCCCGTGTCGCGGGCGCGCTGGTATGAAGAGGTGCTGCACGGTGGTCCGGTGGCGGCGCTGTTCGCCCGACAGGTCGAGCTGGTCGAGACTGCGGTCCCGATGATGGTCACCCGGCTGACCGTGGATCTGATGCGACCGGTCCCCACCAAGCCGCTTGCGGTCTCCACCCGGGTGATCCGGGCCGGCCGGCGTATTCAGGTCGTCGAGGCGCTGATGGAGGCCGACGGGACCGAGGTGGCGCGGGCCTCGGCGCTGCGGATGCGGGTGGGCGAAGTCGCCTTGCCGGAACACCCGCGGCGCAATGCTCCCTCCGGTCCTGATGGCCTGGAGCGAGCCGAGTGGCGAGGCGACGACGACGGGGTCTGGTTCCACAGCCACGCGGTCGAGATGCGCTTCGTGGAAGGCAGCTTCTATGAACCGGGTCCGGCGACGGCGTGGCTGCGTATGACCCTGCCCCTGGTCGAAGGCGAGGAGGCGTCTCCGGTGCAGCAGGCGGCCGCCCTCGCCGACTTCGGGAACGGCCTCAGCCGGGTGCTCGCCGGCGGGTGGTGGTTCATCAACGCCGATCTCACCCTCTACCTGGAGCGGCAGCCGCGAGGCGACTGGATGGCCTTGCGGTCTAGAACTGATGTCGAGGACACCGGGATCGGCCTCGCCCAGAGCGAACTGTTCGATCAGGAGGGATCGATCGGCCACGCGCTCCAATCGCTGTTCGTGGACAAGGCCGACGGGCGCGACGGCCCGTGAGGATGCTCCCGATATCGCGATGCGCAATGCGCAATGCGCAACGCGAAGAGGCCAAGTCCCAGTCCGTCGTATTGCGAATTGCGAGTTGCGAATTGCGGGGGCCCGAGCGAAGCGAGGGCCCCTCCTGAGCCGCCTCTTCCTGGGTCTGTTCGGCTGGAAGGTGGTCGGCCGCTTGCCCGACGTCCCGAAGTTCGTGGCGGTCGGGGCACCCCATACCTCGAACTGGGACTTTCCTCTGGCGTTGCTGACGGCCAGGGTGCTGAAGGTGCGGATCCGTTGGATCGGAAAGGCGGGAATCTTCAGGTTCCCGTGGGGCCCGGTCATGCGATGGCTTGGCGGGATTCCGAGCGAGCGCACCGGCAGCGAAGGGCTGGTGGCGGCGATGTCGCGGGCCTTCGCGGAGACCGACCGCATGGTGCTGGCGATTGCACCAGAGGGCACGCGCAAGGCGGTGCCCTATTGGAAGTCGGGCTTTTACCGGATCGCTCACGGCGTGGGTGTCCCCATCGTCCCGGTGTTCATCGACGGCACCAAGCGCGAGGTGCGAGTTGGCGAACCCCTGATGCCCACTGGCCAGATCAGGGCAGACATGGACCGGCTTCGTGAGTTCTACGCCGGTGTGGTTGGTGTCAAGCCGGAGCGCATCGGCCCGGTTGTGCTCCAGGATGAATAGGGCCGGGCTGCTCCGTTCCGTTGAGGAAAAGGCAAGGGGCCGGAGGTGTCCCTCCGGCCCCGGCCCCTTGCGACTGAGTTGAACTCCGCTAGCGGGAGCGCTCGCGGGCTACGTTGACATTCAACTGACGGCCGTCGATCGACTTGCCGTTGGTGGCTGCGATCGCCTTCTCGGCGTCCTGGGCCGAAGCCATCTCGACGAAGCCGAAACCGCGTGAGCGGCCGGTATCGCGGTCGACGACGACCTGGGCGCTGGTCACCTCGCCGTACTCGGCGAAGAGGTCGCGAAGGCTGTCAGAGGTTGTGGAAAACGAGAGGTTCCCCACGTAGATGTTGGTGGCCATGGATGGTGCTCCTTCTGAGCAGTGAACTCCGTCTATGGGTAACGCCACGGAAGGCCTGAGCCCTACGGTGACTTCACTCGACGGAACAGAAGAAGCGAAGACCGGCGTCGCACGCGATATCGCATGCGCGGTCGAAACGATAGCGGTTCTGCAACGGCAGGACCACATTCGAGATGGTCCCGTGGTGGACCGGTTTCGACTGGCCTCCGGGCGGGTAGGACCCCGATGCGTGCGCCGCCCGGCGTGGGCAATTTCAACCCTTGGGGGAAGTAATGAATCGGAACACCAACATGTCGCTGTTGATCTTCGGGATCGTGCTCGGCGTTATCGGCGCCATCCTGAACTTTGCGGTGACCGCAGAGGCCGAGGGTTTCAACATCCAGTCCGCCGGTGTGATCCTCATGTGGGTCGGCATCGTGACCGCTCTGATCGGGATCGTCCTATTGACGCTCAGCTCCCGGCGCCGCGAGAGCACTCTCATCGAGAGTGTCCAGCACACGCCCACGGGCGAGGTCCGCACGGAGACGCGCTCCGATTCGCCGACCGGGTGACCTTCAGGTCATTCCTCTCGCTCGGGCGAGGGTTTGGAGCCTCCCCGTAGGTCAAACCTGCGGGGAGGCCATACGATTGGGCGAGTGAAGCGGCTACTCGGCCCTCGCTGGATCGTGGGCCATCTCCTCGCCCTGGTGGCGATCGTCGGGTTCATCCTGCTCGGCCTCTGGCAGCTCGATCGACATGCGGAGAAGTCCGACCTTCGGGACGCCGTAGCGGCCGGCCAGGCGCTGCCACCGCTCGAGCTCGAGAACGCCGCCGAAGGGTCCTTCCGCAGGGTCGTAGCGTTGGGTACCTACGACTCCTCATTGCAGACTCTGGTGTTTCGTTCGTACGAGGGGTCGTCGGGTTACCACGTCCTTACCCCTCTCGTCGTCGCGGACGGCTCTGCAGTTCTCGTCGATCGCGGCTGGATCCCCCTCGACTTCGATCCGCCGGCTCCACCACCGGGGATGGTGAAAGCCGCCGGCGTCCTCTGGCCGTCCGAGGCGGGCTCGTCGACCCCGGACTCGCCGCCAGCGGTGGTGACGCGGATCGATCCTGAGATCCAGCAGGCTTTCGCGCCGTATTCGCTCCGATCCGACTACCTCGTGCTTGCCCCGTCTCCGGTGCCCGAGCCCTATCCCGTCCAGGACGAGGCTCCCGGGGTGGGGCTCGGACCCCATCTCGGATATGCCGGACAGTGGTTCCTGTTCGCCGGGGTTGTGGCGATCGGGTACCCGGTGCTGCTGAGACGCACCCTCCTTCGGGATCGACGGGCACCCTCTTGACCCAGCCGAATCGATTCACCCATCGCCATCAGCGTCCGCCTGTCGTCCCCGGATCACTTGGCCCCGGCGGTCGGCGGTACGGGCTGATCGGCGTCCCGGCGGAGGCGCCAGCCGACACGCTGCCCGAGGGTGATCCCGACGGTCACCGCCAGAATCCCGATCACTTGAATCGCGCTGGGACGCTCCCCGAGGAAGATCCAAGCCAGGATGGCGATCTGAATCAGCATCGTGTTGTTGATCGCCGCCGACTCGGTGGCCGTCAGATGGCGCATGGTGTGGTTCCAGATGGTGAACGCAAAGGCCGTGTTGACCACCGCCAGCCACCCGATGAACAGCCAGGCGCGCCCCGACACGGTGGGGATGCCTTCAGTGGCGAGGCCGGCGGCGAGCAGGACGATCGCTCCGAAAGCCATCGACACGGTCGTCGTGACCAACGGGGAGCGCCGGAGGTCGCGATTGACGTTCCTGCCAAGAAGGGAGCCGGCCCCGTTCGCCACGAGGCATACGAGCGCCGCGGCCATGCCCGCGGCGGTCGCGGCCAACGAGCCGGAGAAGTAGAGCACTGCCCCGGCCGCGACCAGCGCCGCGCCCAGAAACTGGCGCTTGGTTGCCTTCTCGCCCAGAGACACTCCGGCGACCAGCGCGACCAGCAGCGGGGTCATTGACAGCACCAGGCTGGTGGTGGCTGCCGGCTGGTTGTCCAGGGCAACGAACTGGGCACCCTGGGCGATGGCGATCAGGATCACCCCGAGGACGGCCAGCCCCACAACCTGCCGGCGGTCGAGCAACCGCACCGCCTCCCTTGCCCCGGGGCGGAACGCGACCACGCCAATCAGGACGATTGCTGCGGTCGTGTAGCGGAGCCCGGCGAACGTGATCGGCCGCAGGCCCTCATCGTCCATCCCGTAGCGGATGATCACCCACGAGGACGCCCACAACACGGTGACGAACAGCGCGAGGAGCAGCGCTCTGCGTTCGTGCTGGTCGGACATCTAGCCGGTCCCTATAGGGCCGTGCCGGGTCGCAACCGGGAGGCGGTTTCGGTCAAAAACCAAAGGTGAGACGGGTGATCGTGAACTGGTTGTCCTCGGTGTGCGTGTTGGTACACGAGATCGCGTTCCCCGACGAGTCCTCCTCGATTTCGTAGTAGGCGCCAACCCAGTCGATGGCAACCGATTGGCCATCATCTGCGACTTGGCCGATGAACGGCACGGTTATCGAGGCCGGCAGGAGGCCTGCGTCCACGCACTCTTCGGGGTTGCACACCTTGAGATCGCCTCCGGTCAGTCGGTCGCCCTCCAAGGTGCCGCTGAAGTCGAGGCCACCTTCCTCTCTACAGATCTCCCCGGAGATCACCTCGGCGGTGATCGCCGGAGAACCTGGCGGCGCAATACGTATGACTCTGTCGCCGTCTTGCCAGGTGCCCTCGAGGCAATGCCTGACCTCGAAAGCAAGGGTGGTCTGACCCTGTCCTCCGGCTAGGGAGATGCCCTCCACCTGGACCAGTTCGCGTCCGTCAGACCCGTAGCTGATGGCTGAATACGGGTAGGTCGCCATCGGGCCGACCTGAGGTGCCACGTTGGGATCCATCAGCCGTCCAGACACGAAGAAGGTGGTGTAGGGATATGGGATTCCGAGCCCGGTGTCGATTGCCATCACCTCCAACCGATGCCGACCGGCAGGTTCGGCCACACAGACCGGCTGCTGCGGCTGCCGGATGATCACCAGCATGAGCGGAAATATCCCAGGTGCCGGCGGATCGTATGCGACGGGCTCGTCGCCTTCTGGCGACTCGGGAAGGGACTCGACTGCAGACTCGACCGCAGCCTGGTCGCTCGACTGAAAGTACAGAACGGTGTCGCCGAGGGAGATGTACACCACGGGCGTCCAGCCGAATTCATCGGCAGCAGTTGCGCGCAAGACTTGGCGCCCGGCCATCTCGATCCACTCATAGGTCACGCCATGGATTTCGCCGGATTCGGCGAGCGCCTCGAGTACGCCATTCCAATCCCTTCGAGGAACCCGGATCGCGCCGGCCACGAAGGACGGACCGCCCGCCTCCGACTGGAACGCTGCTGCGATTTCAACGTCTCCAGCATCGGACGCGAAGGACTCGATCAGGGCCGCCACGTCCGCATCGGTCAGGTCGAGCGCCTCACCGGTGATCGAAACCAGCTCGACCTCGCCGCTCAGGGAGGAAAGGGCCTGATCGAGCAGTTCGCTCGCCGAGCGAGGGCCGACCGCCCCGGTCGTTCCAGTCGTGGACACGACCCCGGTGGTCGATGTGGAACCGCTGTCGGTGCCGCACGCAACTGTCGCAACCATGGCGACGGCCAGCAACAGGAGTGGAACCCGTGCTCGATCGGATGTGGTCATTGCCAGACCTCGGACTCTGGATCGTACCGATTACCAGCCGCCGCGGCTCTCCGCCAGCCAGTCGCCGGTGACCTTCTCGAGCCGATCGACGCTTTCGCCGGCGGCCGCGAGGAACGACTTCAGCGAGAAGACCTCCTCGAGGGCGGCGCCATCGATGGCTCCCTCCAGGGCGGAGCGGAGGTGATCGTTCGACTCCACTGCGCGAGCGGAAGCCTCCTGGACGATCCGGTACGCCTCGTCTCGGTCCTTGCCGTCACGGATCAGAGCGAGCAGCGCCTTCTGGCTGAAGGGAAGGCCGCGGGCGGCGTCGAGGTTTGCCCGCATCCGGTCGGCGTCGACCACCAACCCGGAGAGCACCCGATTGGTCCGGTGGAGGGCGAAGTCGAGTGCCAGACAGGCGTCGGGGATGGCGATGCGTTCCACCGAGGAGTGGCTGATGTCGCGTTCGTGCCATAGGGCCACATCCTCCATCGCTGCCACCGCCCACCCCCGCAGCAGCCGGGCGAGTCCGGTGACGTTCTCGGAGAGGATCGGGTTGCGCTTGTGGGGCATCGCCGACGAGCCCTTCTGGCCCTCACCGAACGGCTCGGCCACTTCGGCCACCTCGGACCTCTGCAGATGGCGGATCTCGGTGGCGAGGCGTTCGAGCGAGGCACCGACTACGGCGAGCGTCGTGAGAAACGCCGCGTGCCGGTCACGGCCCACCACCTGGGTGGCCGCCGGCTCTGCGTGGATACCCAACTCGGCCACGACATGCTCCTCGACCTGGCGGGGAACGGTGGCGCGCGTGCCGACCGCCCCACTCACCTTGCCGTAGGAGACGCTGTGGGCGGCGAACTGGAGGCGGCGGCAGGCTCGCACCATCTCGAAGGCGAACCCGGCCATCTTGTGCCCGAATGTGGTCGGCTCGGCCCACATGCCGTGGGTGCGCCCGATCATCACCGTGTCGCGGTGCTCGAGTGCCAGCCCCCGCATCGTGCCGAACAGCTCGATGACCCGGCGGATCAGCAGGCTGCTCGCCTCCTTGAGCTGCACCCCGAGGGCAGTGTCGAGAACGTCCGACGAAGTGAGGCCGTAGTGGACCCATCGCCCGTGGCCGTCGGCGACCGACGCCGCCAACACGTCGACGAAGGCAGCCACGTCGTGGCGGGTTTCCTCCTCGCGGGCGCGCCAGGCATCGGGGTCGACCGGGGGGGCGGCGGCGATGGCATCGGCAGCGGCTGCCGGTACCACGCCTTGCTCGACCCAGCCCCGGGCGACCAGCGCCTGGATCCGCTGCCAGATCTCGAGGCGATGTTGCTCCGACCAGATCGCCGCCATCTCGGGGAGGGAGTAGCGCTCGATCACGGCTTGTTGAGGGTGGCGGATCGCTGCGGGCCGACCGAGACGATGGTGATGGGCACCCCGGCGAGCTCCTCGACCCGCTCGATGTAGGAGCGGGCCTTGGTGGGCAGTTCCCCGAACGAGCGGGCCTCCGAGATGTCGGTGGTCCATCCGGGGTGGTCTTCATACACGGGCTCGCAGTTGTACAGGACGCCGTGCTGGCGGGGGAACTCGGGGTATTCGATGCCCCCCGATCGGTAGGCAGTGGCGATGCGGAGGTTGTCGAAAGCCGAGAGCACGTCGAGCTTCATCAAGGCGATCTCGGTGATCCCGCTCACCCTGACTGCGTACCGCAATGCGACCGCGTCCAGCCACCCACACCGGCGACGCCGTCCAGTGACGGTGCCGTATTCGCCACCGATCTGCACCATCTTCTCCCCGATGTCGTCGGTCAACTCGGTGGGGAAAGGCCCCGTACCCACCCGGGATATGTACGCCTTGGCCAGCCCGAGAACCCGGTCGATGTCCTTCGGCCCGATGCCGACCCCGGTGAGCGCGCCGCCCGAGGTGGGGTTGGATGACGTGACGAAGGGATAGGTGCCGTGGTCGATGTCGAGGAGCACCCCCTGGGCCCCCTCGAAGATGACGTTCTTCCCGTCGCGTATCGCCTGCCACACAAACAGGCTGGTGTCGTCGACATGGTCGGCGAGGCGTGCGGC harbors:
- a CDS encoding thioesterase family protein yields the protein MSEAVFAREGEYFIPQPVSRARWYEEVLHGGPVAALFARQVELVETAVPMMVTRLTVDLMRPVPTKPLAVSTRVIRAGRRIQVVEALMEADGTEVARASALRMRVGEVALPEHPRRNAPSGPDGLERAEWRGDDDGVWFHSHAVEMRFVEGSFYEPGPATAWLRMTLPLVEGEEASPVQQAAALADFGNGLSRVLAGGWWFINADLTLYLERQPRGDWMALRSRTDVEDTGIGLAQSELFDQEGSIGHALQSLFVDKADGRDGP
- a CDS encoding polysaccharide deacetylase family protein translates to MFRFGAVMVLVVGASLPAVADSAAIMCQGSEVTIWGTPGNDRIVGTDGRDVIHGLNGDDVIKGFGANDIICGGSGDDTLLGGLGADLLQGGDGADLIKGGAGRDQLYGGPGDDTLQGGPADDLLFGGAGLDACYGGSQVDRADSCESPVATEVGDRPPVRSQPGPNAVALTFDDGPHPYYTPAVLDVLARYGVKATFFVVGAKAASYPGLIQRMISEGHSVQSHSYTHAWLTRYSDSVVSLEIARGREAIESACGIESRCLRPPFGATNSRIVSLAAAEGQTIVMWSVDPQDWRNHDSRWVADQVLRTTGGGDIVLLHDGAGYTAARALPSIIEVLRKRGLSFVSICG
- a CDS encoding acyl-CoA dehydrogenase family protein — protein: MDFGFGEKALEWQQRMRAFMDEAVAPAEQVYEEQMAALGDPHGHPQVIADLKIEARKRGLWNMFLPDDHWGAGLSVLEYAPLAEMSGWSPHIAPEATNCGAPDTGNMEILAMFGTPDQQQRWLVPLLEGEIRSCFSMTEPEVASSDATNIACRIESDGDDYVITGRKWWSSGAMSPRCKVAIVMGVTNPDADTYQRQSMVLVPLDDPKVTIVRDMTVFGYHERGGHPEILYDGVRVPKSNLLGEEGGGFAIAQARLGPGRIHHCMRLIGMAERAFDVMCRRALTRTAFGKPLAEQGVVQDWIAEARIRIEESRLMVLKAAWLIDTVGVKGARIEISAIKVAVPRMATWVLDRGIQVLGGAGVSQDFPLASLYAHARTLQIADGPDEVHKRSVARRELRRFMGDR
- a CDS encoding rhomboid family intramembrane serine protease; protein product: MTDASSCYRHSDRGTRLSCSNCGRPICVDCTIDTPVGQKCPECAQPEGRHKVITAQTLRQGVRRAAPVTFTLLFINLGLFVLGEVDPEIGRRLFVEGAQQVDLVRAGEWWRAATSMFLHASLAHVGFNMWALYLFGPALERRYGSLPFTFLYLTAGLGGGALYHLVGRGNPAVGASGAIFGLMGALIVTLYAQRHTPMARAVLSQLMLLLAINLALPLVIANIAWEAHLGGLIAGAAVAVAWDRLPVTGREAVPRQLSVVLALMVVTVGALLFG
- a CDS encoding DinB family protein, with product MFGRRDAYLHYLRDRRARFHAVLDELALSLEEDADLRKQVGGGWTLGEHLVHLAAWERRYARVVSGGPRLPYPSNWQKFNDAVYAEWQGVTPEAARAEYVAAHREMVAAVAALPPEGDPARPKLLEGWDLSAAASHYREHATILLAHAGFPKPPPWRGRIVN
- a CDS encoding aminotransferase class V-fold PLP-dependent enzyme, with protein sequence MPDLIDLIRDSVIGRDDVVDGPFGPRRVTYADYTASGRSLEFIEDFIRQQVLPLYANTHTESSGTGQQTTRFRDDARGTIRRCLGATDEHAVIFTGSGSTGAIDHLIRVLGLRLPAELDERYGLAARIPAAERPVVFIGPFEHHSNELPWRESIADVVVIPEDSDGHIDRSALEQALATHAARPLKIGSFSAASNVTGIISDTAAISTLLHRHGSLSFWDMAAAAPYIGISMGPVDPDEPLSYKDAVFISPHKLIGGPGTPGLLVARKELFSNRVPTVPGGGTVSFVTATGHRYLADIEHREEGGTPDIIGAIRCGLVFALKDSVGSDRIRELEESFIRRAIESWSANSNIQILGNPGADRLSIVSFVIRHGERRLHHNFVVALLNDLFGIQGRGGCSCAGPYGHRLLGIDIETSEGYEREIARGCEVIRPGWVRVNFNYFISEETFQFILDAVHLIADEGWRLLPLYQFDYQSALWAHVDHGSHPPMSLADVAIGPDGYAYSDRRRFEPETRLADYLEEAKEAMAAAEPLDPGPGETATPDFERLRWFTLPSEVNRELGESQESRVKNQDSR